One window of the Triticum dicoccoides isolate Atlit2015 ecotype Zavitan chromosome 3B, WEW_v2.0, whole genome shotgun sequence genome contains the following:
- the LOC119278112 gene encoding glycine-rich RNA-binding protein 2, mitochondrial-like, whose translation MAALIKLGSLLRQSAVASSASTGSAPALFNAARFMCAGQPADGSKLFVGGLAWATDDHSLKEAFQSFGEVVEARVITDRETGRSRGFGFVSFASGEDAKSAAENMDGKELAGRNVRVNFANERPSGGGGGGFSRGGGGYGGGGGGYGGGGYGGGGGYGGGRGGGGGGYGGDHESY comes from the exons ATGGCGGCCCTCATCAAGCTCGGAAGCCTTCTTAGGCAGAGTGCTGTGGCGAGCAGTGCCTCGACCGGCTCGGCTCCTGCCCTGTTCAACGCTGCCCGCTTCATGTGCGCCGGCCAGCCTGCTGATGGCTCCAAGCTTTTCGTTGGCG GTCTTGCCTGGGCTACTGATGATCATTCGCTGAAGGAGGCGTTTCAAAGCTTTGGTGAGGTCGTTGAAG CACGTGTTATCACTGACAGGGAGACTGGAAGGTCTAGAGGGTTTGGTTTTGTGAGCTTCGCCAGTGGCGAGGATGCAAAGAGTGCTGCAGAAAACATGGACGGCAAG GAGCTTGCTGGGAGGAACGTCCGTGTGAACTTTGCCAACGAGCGACCTtcgggtggtggcggcggtggcttcTCTCGTGGCGGCGGTGGctatggaggtggtggcggcggctacggcggcggtggctacggtggtggcggtggatACGGCGGcggccgtggtggtggtggaggtggcTATGGTGGTGACCATGAGTCCTACTAA
- the LOC119281959 gene encoding forkhead box protein B2-like, translated as MDPPHPPHHHHHHRLHLRLDPGHHHRIHIHLRHHAAHLLPAAAPCAHHHHHASVPLPPPHPPTAAEGPLAGPQGEAARDAEEPAPQAERGEEVYLGQEGWEEEEEPVFVLTEEWAEFFAKADAKRRLAKQQKKNRKK; from the exons ATGGATCCGCCGCACCctccacaccaccaccaccaccacaggctccacctccgcctcgaccccggccaccaccaccgcatCCACATCCACCTCCGCCACCACGCCGCccacctcctccccgccgccgctccctgtgcccaccaccaccaccacgcatcggttcctcttcctcctccccaccCGCCGACCGCGGCGGAAGGACCCCTCGCGGGGCCGCAGGGAGAGGCGGCGAGGGACGCGGAGGAGCCGGCGCCGCAGGCGGAGCGAGGAGAGGAAGTTTACCTCGGGCAAGAAGggtgggaagaggaggaggagccggtgtTCGTCCTGACGGAGGAGTGGGCCGAGTTCTTCGCCAAGGCCGACGCCAAGAGGAGGCTGG CCAAGCAGCAGAAGAAGAACCGGAAGAAATAG